From a region of the Prevotella melaninogenica genome:
- a CDS encoding four helix bundle protein: MLDRKIVENDIYILSKSFALRVVRLYKYLIDEHKEYVLSKQLLRSGTSIGANVHEGKNGQSRADFCSKMNIALKEATESNYWIDLLREAEYISESEYKSLSDDCHKIQAVLTKIVKATRSSLNQ, from the coding sequence ATGTTGGATAGAAAAATCGTAGAGAATGATATCTATATCTTATCAAAAAGTTTTGCACTAAGGGTTGTACGGTTATATAAATACCTAATAGATGAGCATAAGGAGTATGTCCTTTCAAAGCAACTTCTTCGTTCTGGGACGAGTATTGGGGCTAATGTTCATGAAGGAAAGAACGGACAAAGTCGTGCAGACTTCTGTAGTAAGATGAATATCGCTTTGAAAGAAGCAACAGAGTCAAACTATTGGATTGATTTATTAAGGGAAGCAGAATATATTAGCGAGAGTGAGTATAAATCTTTATCAGATGATTGTCATAAGATTCAAGCAGTCTTGACCAAAATAGTTAAGGCAACTCGTTCTTCTCTTAATCAATAA
- a CDS encoding adenylate kinase, which yields MKNIVIFGAPGAGKGTQSDKMIEKYGFGHISTGDVLRNEIKNGTELGKTAKGYIDNGQLIPDELMIDILASVYDSFGKEHKGVIFDGFPRTIPQAEALKKMLAERGHNVAAMVELFVPEDELMKRLLLRGQQSGRSDDNEETIKKRLNVYNNQTSPLIDWYKGENIHHHVEGLGTVEEIFARIESVIDAL from the coding sequence ATGAAGAATATTGTAATTTTTGGTGCGCCAGGTGCTGGTAAAGGTACTCAGAGCGACAAGATGATTGAGAAGTATGGCTTCGGTCATATCTCAACAGGTGACGTACTTCGTAATGAAATTAAGAATGGTACAGAGCTTGGTAAGACTGCAAAAGGATACATTGACAATGGGCAGCTCATTCCTGATGAGTTGATGATTGATATTCTTGCAAGCGTATACGATAGCTTTGGCAAGGAGCATAAGGGTGTTATCTTCGATGGTTTCCCACGTACAATCCCACAAGCAGAGGCTTTGAAGAAGATGTTGGCTGAGCGTGGTCACAATGTGGCAGCTATGGTTGAACTCTTTGTTCCAGAGGATGAGTTGATGAAGCGTCTGCTTCTCCGTGGACAGCAGAGCGGTCGTTCTGATGACAATGAGGAAACAATCAAGAAGCGCCTCAATGTTTACAACAACCAGACTTCTCCATTAATTGATTGGTATAAGGGTGAGAATATTCACCACCATGTTGAGGGTCTTGGTACTGTAGAAGAGATTTTTGCACGTATTGAGTCTGTTATTGACGCTCTGTAG
- the hpt gene encoding hypoxanthine phosphoribosyltransferase codes for MSRVTIKDKTFETSIPEAEILERVKLVADRINKDFEGKTPLFLAVLNGSFMYASDLMKHITIPCEISFVKLASYQGVTSTGTIKEIIGLNEDIRGREVIIVEDIVDTGATMKRMLETLGTREPAGLHITTLLLKPGKLTVPLNIEYAAMEIPNDFIVGYGLDYDQQGRNLRDIYTLVQE; via the coding sequence ATGAGTCGAGTAACAATTAAGGACAAAACGTTTGAGACTTCTATTCCTGAAGCCGAGATTTTGGAAAGAGTAAAGCTGGTAGCTGATCGTATAAACAAGGATTTTGAAGGTAAGACTCCGCTCTTTCTTGCGGTGTTGAACGGTTCGTTCATGTATGCCTCTGACTTGATGAAGCATATTACTATTCCATGTGAGATATCCTTTGTTAAGTTGGCTTCTTACCAAGGTGTTACCTCAACGGGTACAATCAAGGAGATTATCGGTTTGAACGAAGATATCCGTGGTAGAGAAGTTATCATTGTAGAGGATATTGTTGATACAGGTGCAACTATGAAGCGTATGCTCGAAACGCTCGGTACACGCGAGCCTGCTGGTCTGCATATTACAACCTTACTGTTGAAGCCTGGTAAGCTTACTGTTCCTTTGAACATCGAGTATGCAGCAATGGAGATTCCAAATGACTTCATTGTTGGCTATGGACTTGACTATGACCAGCAGGGTCGTAACTTGAGAGATATTTATACTTTAGTACAAGAATAA
- a CDS encoding NAD(P)H-hydrate dehydratase, which yields MKIFTSAQIHELDRYTIEHEPIKSIDLMERAAKAITRAITEEWSTHTPIVVFAGPGNNGGDALAVARLLINEGYKVNTFLFNITNHLSEDCVTNRQRLLDSKHAKDFTEITAKFDPPELTADTLVIDGLFGSGLNKPLAGGFASLVKYINQSPAKIVSIDVPSGLMTEDNTYNVRANIIHATLTLTLHERKLSFLFADAQQFIGRLKVLDIRLNQEFIQKTEAQYYLLEENDIRSRLLHRDDFSHKGDMGNALIIAGSYGMSGAAILATRACLRSGVGKVTVHTPKKNYDIMQISVPEAILQMDHEETAFTEAVDTDDFDALAIGPGLGRQEPTAIAMIAQIRRAQCPIVADADTLNILASHRAWMQQLPKGIIMTPHAKELDRLTGSPANADYERLHRTRELAKSLQAYIILKGHNSALCLPNGNVIFNSTGNSGMATAGSGDVLTGIITALLARGYHQQNACMVGMYLHGLAGDLAAKELGKESLVAGDIINYLPKAFKLLDD from the coding sequence ATGAAGATATTTACAAGTGCCCAGATTCACGAACTGGACAGATACACTATAGAACACGAACCAATCAAGTCGATTGATTTGATGGAACGTGCAGCAAAAGCCATTACTCGTGCTATCACTGAGGAGTGGTCGACACATACGCCAATTGTTGTCTTTGCAGGACCTGGTAACAATGGTGGCGATGCTCTTGCTGTGGCACGTTTGCTGATAAATGAGGGATACAAGGTGAATACTTTCCTTTTTAATATCACCAACCATCTTTCTGAAGACTGTGTAACAAACCGCCAACGTTTGCTCGATAGCAAGCATGCAAAAGATTTTACAGAAATCACTGCGAAGTTTGACCCACCTGAATTAACCGCTGACACATTGGTGATTGATGGTTTGTTTGGCTCTGGACTCAACAAACCATTGGCTGGTGGTTTTGCCTCTTTGGTGAAATATATCAATCAAAGTCCTGCAAAGATTGTGAGTATTGACGTTCCATCTGGTTTGATGACGGAGGACAATACGTATAACGTACGTGCGAATATCATTCACGCTACCCTCACATTAACCCTCCACGAACGCAAATTATCCTTCCTTTTCGCTGATGCACAGCAATTTATTGGTAGGCTAAAGGTCCTTGATATCCGTCTGAATCAGGAGTTTATTCAGAAGACAGAAGCACAATATTACCTATTAGAAGAGAACGACATTCGTTCGCGTTTACTCCATCGTGATGACTTCTCACACAAAGGTGATATGGGTAATGCACTTATCATCGCAGGAAGTTACGGCATGTCGGGAGCAGCTATCCTTGCAACTCGTGCCTGTCTACGTAGCGGTGTGGGTAAGGTTACGGTGCATACTCCTAAAAAGAACTACGATATCATGCAGATATCTGTTCCTGAAGCTATCTTACAAATGGACCATGAGGAGACAGCCTTTACCGAAGCAGTTGATACAGATGATTTCGACGCACTTGCAATAGGTCCAGGATTAGGCAGACAGGAGCCTACTGCCATTGCGATGATAGCTCAGATAAGACGCGCACAATGTCCTATTGTTGCCGATGCTGATACCTTGAATATTCTTGCAAGCCATCGTGCATGGATGCAACAACTACCAAAGGGAATCATTATGACGCCTCACGCAAAGGAACTCGACCGTCTTACAGGCTCTCCTGCTAATGCTGACTATGAGCGTCTCCACCGTACACGTGAGTTGGCAAAGTCTTTACAGGCTTATATCATCCTTAAGGGACATAACAGTGCACTCTGCCTACCTAATGGCAACGTTATCTTTAACTCGACTGGTAACAGTGGCATGGCAACAGCTGGTAGTGGTGATGTACTCACTGGTATCATTACAGCCCTCCTTGCTCGTGGTTACCACCAGCAGAATGCTTGTATGGTGGGAATGTACCTCCATGGTCTTGCTGGCGACTTAGCAGCAAAAGAATTAGGCAAAGAAAGCCTTGTTGCAGGAGACATTATCAACTATCTCCCTAAAGCCTTCAAACTTTTGGACGATTGA